In the genome of Myxococcales bacterium, one region contains:
- a CDS encoding TlpA family protein disulfide reductase: protein MKYKASGLEIIGISEDDENHGVADFGKNFGAKFPLGWDQGKSIASKWDPKTMPTSFIVDKKGIVRFVHLGYHDGDEAKMEQQVKSLL from the coding sequence GTGAAGTACAAGGCGAGCGGCCTCGAGATCATTGGCATCTCGGAAGACGACGAGAACCACGGCGTCGCCGACTTCGGCAAGAACTTCGGCGCCAAGTTCCCGCTCGGGTGGGATCAGGGGAAGAGCATCGCGAGCAAGTGGGACCCGAAGACCATGCCGACCTCGTTCATCGTCGACAAGAAGGGCATCGTTCGCTTCGTTCACCTCGGCTACCATGACGGGGACGAGGCGAAGATGGAGCAGCAAGTGAAGAGCTTGCTCTGA